A segment of the Fusobacterium simiae genome:
TTATATTGATCTAAATATATAGAAGATATTTTAAATGATGGTTCAGAAGTTATTTTATTTATCTGTCCAAGAAGATTTGGAAAAACATTAAATATGTCTATGTTAAAATATTTTTTTGATATTCAACAAAAAGAAGAAAACAGAAAACTATTTAATAATCTATTTATAGAAAATTCTAAATATATAAGTGAACAAGGAAAGTATCCTATAATATTTCTTTCATTTAAAGATTTAAAAGCTAAGAACTGGGAAAATTCTATTTTTAAGCTAAAAAATCAATTAAAGGATTTATACAAAGAATTTCTTTATTTAAAAGGTAGTTTAGATGAAATTTCACAAGAAGATTTTAATAAAATTATATATGAAAGATAATGCTAACTATGAAGATGCTTTAAAATATTTAACAGAATATTTGTACAAATATTATAAGCAAAAAGTTATTGTAATTATTGATGAATATGATACTCCTATTGTAGATTCTTATTATGGTTTAACAGAAGATGAAATTTTAAAAACATTAGATTATTTTAATATAGAATATAAATTAGATGAAGTAAAAGATTGGTATGATGGATATAAGTTTGGAAATAAAGAAATTAAAGATTTTTTTGATAAAAGTTTTATAGGAAAATTTTTAAGAAATAAAGATACTATTAAAGTTACTTTTGACTTTTATGATAAGAAAGTAAAAGTTAAAAATTTATTAGAATAAAAAGAGGGAGATTTTACTAATGAAAGCAAGTGAGAAAAAAATAAAAGATTTATTTTCAGAAGCAAAAACATTCTTTGCAATACCAGTATATCAAAGAGATTATAACTGGCAAGAAAAACACTGCAAACAGCTTTTTGAAGATATATTAAATGTAGGAAAAGATATAGATGTGTACTGACCCCAAAAAGTTGAACAAAATTAATTTAACTTACTAACAAG
Coding sequences within it:
- a CDS encoding AAA family ATPase, encoding MCPRRFGKTLNMSMLKYFFDIQQKEENRKLFNNLFIENSKYISEQGKYPIIFLSFKDLKAKNWENSIFKLKNQLKDLYKEFLYLKGSLDEISQEDFNKIIYER
- a CDS encoding AAA family ATPase, with amino-acid sequence MKFHKKILIKLYMKDNANYEDALKYLTEYLYKYYKQKVIVIIDEYDTPIVDSYYGLTEDEILKTLDYFNIEYKLDEVKDWYDGYKFGNKEIKDFFDKSFIGKFLRNKDTIKVTFDFYDKKVKVKNLLE